From the Falco biarmicus isolate bFalBia1 chromosome 19, bFalBia1.pri, whole genome shotgun sequence genome, one window contains:
- the ENDOU gene encoding uridylate-specific endoribonuclease isoform X2, whose translation MLPGCGLAGTGWWCILRTTLLFLSSKDLYTAPDSCKERCEEPYNENDKCHCNAECEMYHNCCEDYYRHCQPGGEWAKEAAHTREGFSSRQDTITDEDLLHISEQLYQADHNKAQPTDITIKPQYQASPDETGDQEDRSPQPLYKYVNEKLFSKPTYASFIKLLDNYQRATGREEDVTAEELREQDSFLKEVMKTELMKKLFTFLHEKNRYGSKQEFVADLKEMWFGLYSRGDGERDSSGFEHVFSGEVKKGKVSGFHNWIRFYLLEKQGIINYFSHNFNGPWDTYPDVLGLQFSWDGFYKEVGSAFIGCSPEFEFGLYTLCFVARPGKACHLSLGGYSISIQTYAWTKSTYSNGKKYIATAYVISP comes from the exons ATGCTCCCAGGTTGTGGGCTGGCTGGCACAGGGTGGTGGTGCATCCTGAGGACCACACTGTTGTTTCTCTCTTCCAAAGACCTGTACACAGCCCCTGACTCCTGCAAGGAACGCTGTGAGGAGCCTTACAATGAGAATGACAAGTGCCACTGCAACGCCGAGTGTGAGATGTACCACAACTGCTGCGAGGATTACTACAGACACTGCCAACCCG gtGGAGAATGGGCCAAGGAAGCTGCTCACACTCGCG AGGGTTTCTCCAGCAGGCAAGATACCATCACCGATGAGGACCTTCTGCACATCTCGGAGCAGCTTTACCAGGCAGATCACAACAAAGCCCAGCCAACCGACATCACCATTAAGCCCCAGTACCAGGCATCCCCTGATGAGACGGGTGACCAGGAGGACCGCTCCCCGCAGCC GCTCTACAAATATGTCAATGAGAAGCTCTTCTCCAAACCCACCTATGCAAGCTTCATTAAACTGCTGGACAACTACCAGAGGGCcactggcagggaggaggacgTGACAGCGGAGGAGCTGAGGGAGCAGGACAGCTTCCTCAAGGAGGTGATGAAAACTGAGCTCATGAAGAAACTCTTCACCTTCCTCCATGAAAAAA ACCGCTATGGCTCCAAGCAGGAGTTTGTTGCTGATTTGAAGGAGATGTGGTTCGGCCTCTACTCCAGAGGGGATGGTGAGCGGGACTCCAGTGGTTTCGAGCATGTCTTCTCAG GGGAAGTGAAAAAAGGGAAGGTGTCTGGATTTCACAACTGGATTCGCTTCTACCTCCTTGAAAAGCAGGGCATCATCAACTACTTCAGCCACAATTTCAACGGGCCA TGGGACACCTACCCTGATGTTCTGGGGCTGCAGTTCAGCTGGGACGGCTTTTACAAGGAGGTGGGCTCTGCCTTCATCGGCTGCAGCCCTGAGTTCGAGTTTGGCCTGTACACATTGTGCTTCGTTGCACGTCCTGGGAAGGC ATGTCACCTGAGCCTGGGTGGCTACAGCATCAGCATCCAGACCTATGCCTGGACCAAGTCCACCTACAGCAACGGCAAGAAGTACATTGCCACTGCCTATGTGATCTCACCCTAA
- the ENDOU gene encoding uridylate-specific endoribonuclease isoform X1, which translates to MLPGCGLAGTGWWCILRTTLLFLSSKDLYTAPDSCKERCEEPYNENDKCHCNAECEMYHNCCEDYYRHCQPGEHPWVMGGDPEAAREQLWDTKGLVTSMCPPVLMCICVGGPGQPPAHLSITLTFFLFLLCAGGEWAKEAAHTREGFSSRQDTITDEDLLHISEQLYQADHNKAQPTDITIKPQYQASPDETGDQEDRSPQPLYKYVNEKLFSKPTYASFIKLLDNYQRATGREEDVTAEELREQDSFLKEVMKTELMKKLFTFLHEKNRYGSKQEFVADLKEMWFGLYSRGDGERDSSGFEHVFSGEVKKGKVSGFHNWIRFYLLEKQGIINYFSHNFNGPWDTYPDVLGLQFSWDGFYKEVGSAFIGCSPEFEFGLYTLCFVARPGKACHLSLGGYSISIQTYAWTKSTYSNGKKYIATAYVISP; encoded by the exons ATGCTCCCAGGTTGTGGGCTGGCTGGCACAGGGTGGTGGTGCATCCTGAGGACCACACTGTTGTTTCTCTCTTCCAAAGACCTGTACACAGCCCCTGACTCCTGCAAGGAACGCTGTGAGGAGCCTTACAATGAGAATGACAAGTGCCACTGCAACGCCGAGTGTGAGATGTACCACAACTGCTGCGAGGATTACTACAGACACTGCCAACCCGGTGAGCATCCCTGGGTGATGGGGGGTGATCCTGAAGCTGCTAGAGAACAGCTGTGGGATACAAAGGGGTTGGTTACAAGCATGTGTCCACCTGTGTTGATGTGCATTTGTGTGGGTGGtcctgggcagcccccagcccacctctcTATCACCCTGaccttctttttgtttctgctctgtgcaggtGGAGAATGGGCCAAGGAAGCTGCTCACACTCGCG AGGGTTTCTCCAGCAGGCAAGATACCATCACCGATGAGGACCTTCTGCACATCTCGGAGCAGCTTTACCAGGCAGATCACAACAAAGCCCAGCCAACCGACATCACCATTAAGCCCCAGTACCAGGCATCCCCTGATGAGACGGGTGACCAGGAGGACCGCTCCCCGCAGCC GCTCTACAAATATGTCAATGAGAAGCTCTTCTCCAAACCCACCTATGCAAGCTTCATTAAACTGCTGGACAACTACCAGAGGGCcactggcagggaggaggacgTGACAGCGGAGGAGCTGAGGGAGCAGGACAGCTTCCTCAAGGAGGTGATGAAAACTGAGCTCATGAAGAAACTCTTCACCTTCCTCCATGAAAAAA ACCGCTATGGCTCCAAGCAGGAGTTTGTTGCTGATTTGAAGGAGATGTGGTTCGGCCTCTACTCCAGAGGGGATGGTGAGCGGGACTCCAGTGGTTTCGAGCATGTCTTCTCAG GGGAAGTGAAAAAAGGGAAGGTGTCTGGATTTCACAACTGGATTCGCTTCTACCTCCTTGAAAAGCAGGGCATCATCAACTACTTCAGCCACAATTTCAACGGGCCA TGGGACACCTACCCTGATGTTCTGGGGCTGCAGTTCAGCTGGGACGGCTTTTACAAGGAGGTGGGCTCTGCCTTCATCGGCTGCAGCCCTGAGTTCGAGTTTGGCCTGTACACATTGTGCTTCGTTGCACGTCCTGGGAAGGC ATGTCACCTGAGCCTGGGTGGCTACAGCATCAGCATCCAGACCTATGCCTGGACCAAGTCCACCTACAGCAACGGCAAGAAGTACATTGCCACTGCCTATGTGATCTCACCCTAA